TACGTCACCGGCCGCTATGCCGCCGAGCTCGACGGAGCGCCCGTCGCCCTCGCCGCGGAGACCGACTACCCCTGGCACGGCGTGATCTCCCTGACCGTCGAGCAGACCCCCGCCGACCGGCCCTGGACGCTGTCGCTGCGCGTCCCGCAGTGGTGCCGCGAGTACCGGGTGCGGTGCGGCACCGAGGTCTACGACCAGACCGACGCCCCCGTCACGGACGGCTGGCTGCGCCTGGAGCGCAGCTGGGCGCCGGGCGACCAGATCGTGCTGGAACTGGGCCTCGAACCCCGGCTGACCGCGGCCGACCCGCGCGTGGACGCCGTACGCGGATGTGTCGCCGTCGAACGCGGTCCGCTCGTGTACTGCCTGGAGCAGGTCGACCACCCCGACGGAGGCCTCGACGACATCGTCCTCGACACCACGCGGCCGCTCGCCGTGAAGCACCGCCCGGATCTGCTCGGCGGTGTCACCACGGTCGTCGCCGCCGGCCGTCGCCGGGAGATCCCGGAGACCGGCTGGTGGCCCTACCGGTCCTCCGCGTCCGTGCCCGACGCGCCGGAGGGCGGTGAGCCGGTCGAGCTGACCGCGATCCCCTACTACGCCTGGGCCAACCGGCAGGACGGCAGCATGCGCGTCTGGCTGCCCACCTCCTGACTCAACCACCCCTCCCGCCCGTACTCCTGAGCTTTCCTGACAATGAGGTCACCGCAATGAGGCACACCCGCCGCACCCTCCTGACCGCCGTCGTCGCCGTCGGCACCCTCGCCTCCGTCACCGCCTGCGGCGGGGGTTCCGACTCCGCCGGCTCGTCCGACAAGCCGGGCACGTACACCTTCTGGGATCCGTACCCGCAGTTCGACGCCTCCTCCGACTGGGGCAAGCGGGTCACGCAGTGCGGCACCGAGGCGGGCGTCAAGCTCAAGCGCACCGGGTACGACACGACGGACCTGGGCAACAAGGCGCTGCTCGCCGCCCAGCAGGGCAACGCGCCCGACGTGATGCTGGTGGACAACCCGGTCGTCTCCACGATGGTGGAGGCCGGAATCCTCAACAAGACCAGTGACCTCGGCCTGGACACGGCCTCGTTCCAGAAGAACATCATCGGCGCCGGCACCCTCGACGGCGCGGCCTACGGCGTCCCGATCGGCGCCAACACGCTCGCCCTCTACTACAACAAGAAGATTCTCTCGGCCGCGAAGGTCGACCCCGCCTCCGTCAAGGACTGGGCGTCCCTGACGGCCGCGCTGCAGAAGGTCAAAGCGGCCGGGAAGAAGGGCATCACGTTCTCCGCCATCAACACGGAGGAGGGCAGCTTCCAGTTCCTGCCGTGGTTCTGGGGCGCGGGCGGCGACCTCACCAAGCTCGACTCGGCCAAGGGCGTGGCCGCGCTGTCGCTGTGGAAGGGCTGGGTCGGCGACGGCTACGCGCCCAAGGACGTCCTGCAGAACACGCAGACCACCAGCTGGCAGGAGTTCGCCACCGGGGAGTACGCGTTCGGCGAGAACGGCACCTGGCAGCTGGGCAACGCGGACAAGGCGGGATTCGACTACGGCGTCATCAGCATCCCGGGGCAGAACGGCGGTTCGGCGCCGGTGCCGACCGGCGGCGAGTTCGTGACGGTCCCGGTGCAGAAGGACACCGCACGCTATGACGTCAGTAAGAAGATCGTCACCTGCCTGACCAGCGACAAGAACCTGCTGCCCACCGACATCACGCTGACGTACGTCGCGCCGACGGCGGCCGTGCAGAGCGAGCAGGTCAAGGCGAACCCGAAGCTGAAGCCGTGGGTGGCGGCCGTGGCCGCGGCGCGCGGTCGCACCAGTGGCGGCCTGGGCACCAAGTACCCCACGATCTCTCAGCCGTTGTGGACCGCCGTGCAGTCGGCCCTGTCCGGAGGCAAGAGCCCGCAGGCCGCCCTCTCCACCGCCCAGTCGGCGGCCTCCAAGGGTTGATCCGACGCGGCTCGGGCCTGCCCCGCGGATCATCCCGCAGCAGCGGGTTCCGGCACGCCGATCCGCCCGACAGGCCCGAGCCGCGTCCAGGACCGTGTCTTTCGTATCCAGGAGTTCGCATGACCATCGCCCGAGTCGACCGCGCGAAACGGTCGCCGACCGCGGCATCCGGCACGGCCGCCGCGCGGGACGCCGACGCCCGGCACGGCCTGACGGCCCGCCGCCGGCGCCGCGGGAACCGGCTGACCGCGCTGGCCTTCGTCGCCCCGCTCGTCGCCTATCTCGCCGCCTTCTACGCCTATCCGCTCTACCGCAACCTCGATCTGAGCCTGCGCAACTACACGGTCCGGTCCTTCGTCGCGGGCGATGCGCCGTTCTCCGGCTGGGACAACTTCTCCCGGGTGCTCAACGATCCGACCTTCTCGCCGGCGCTGCGCAACACGATGGTGTTCACCTTCGTGTCGATCGCGTTCCAGTACGCGGCCGGGCTGGCGCTGGCGGTCTTCTTCAACCGGCACTTCCGACTGGCGCCCACGCTGCGGGCTCTGTTCCTCATCCCCTGGCTGCTGCCGCTGATCGTGTCGGCGTCGACCTGGTCGTGGATGCTCAACGGCGAGTCCGGCGTGGTCAATTACGCCCTGCACTTCGTGGGGGTGGCGCCGGTCGACTGGCTCACCTCGCCGCACTGGGCGCTGACGTCGGTCATCCTCGCCAACATCTGGATCGGCATCCCGTTCAACCTCGTCATCCTCTACAGCGGGCTGCAGAACATCCCCGGGGAGCTGTACGAGGCCGCGTCGCTGGACGGGGCGAGCGGCTGGCAGCAGTTCCGGCGGATCACCTTCCCGCTGCTGCGGCCGGTGTCGGCGATCACGCTGCTGCTGGGCCTGGTGTACACGCTCAAGGTGTTCGACCTGATCTGGATCATGACCAAGGGCGGTCCGGGCGACTCGTCTGCGACGCTGGCGACCTGGTCGTACCAGCTCGGGTTCGGCACGCTGCTGCCCAAGTTCGGCCCGGGAGCGGCCGTCGGCAACATCCTCATCCTCATCGCCCTGGTCTTCGGCCTGCTCTACATCCGCGTCCAGAGGAGGCAGGAAGCGTGAAGTCCCGTACGGGTACCCGCCGTTACACCGCCATTGGGGTGCTGCTGACCGCGCTGATGCTGTTCCCGGTGTACTGGATGCTGAACGTGTCCCTGACCCCGCAGCAGAAGATGCGCAAGTCGCCTCCCGACCTGTTCCCGCTGCACCCCACGTTCGAGGGCTACCGGGCCGTGCTCGACGACCAGATGCCGTACCTCGGGACGAGTCTGCTCATCGGTCTCGGTACGGTCGCGGTCACCCTCGTCCTCGCCGCGCCGGCCGGCTACTCGCTGGCCAAGCTGCGGCCGCGCGGGAGCGGCGCACTCGGCCTGGTCCTGCTGATCGCGCAGATGGTCCCCGGCATCGTGATGGCGATGGGCTTCTACGGCATCTTCCTCAACCTCGGCCTGCTCAACGCCTGGTGGGGCCTGATCATCGCCGATTCCACCATCGCCGTGCCGTTCGGCGTCATGATCTTCACGGCGTTCATGTCCGGCATCCCGAACGAATTGACCGCCGCCGCCCGGATCGACGGGGCGAGCACCTGGCGCACCTTCTGGTCCGTGGTACTTCCGGTGAGCCGCAACGCCGTGGTCACCGTCTCGCTCTTCAGCTTCCTGTGGGCCTGGTCCGACTTCGTCTTCGCCAACACCCTCGACAGCGGCGGCGACATGCGCCCGATCACCCTCGGCATCTACCACTACATCGGCAACAACAACCAGGAGTGGAACGCGATCATGGCCACCGCCGTCGTCGTGTCCGTGCCCGCAGCCGCGCTCCTCGTCCTCGCCCAGCGCTATGTCGCCGCCGGCGTCACCGCGGGCGCGGTCAAGGACTGACAGCACAGCGCCACCCTTCCCCCACCCACCCCTACCGGGAGCCGCACCCATGTCCTCCTCCGTCACGAGACCCCGCCCACGGCGACCGCTCGGCCGCGTCGGCGCCGTGGCACTGGCAGCCTCGCTGACCACCGTCACGACCGCTCTCACCGGCGCGCCCGCCCAGGCCGCCCCCACCGCGTCCACGACGCTGGTCGTCAACGCCAACCAGACCCTGCGGTCCGTCACACATGTCGCCACGGGCAGCCTCTACGGCCTGGCGGACGCGAGCACCCCGTCCGACAGCCTCACGCAGGCGCTGAAGCCGAACACCTTCGTGCAGATGGCCCCCGGCGGCAAGCAGTTGCCCAACGGTGAGCCGAAGCCCGCGGGCGACTCGCTGGTCGTCGCCTCAAAGGCCGCCAGGGCCGGCGCGAAGGTCGTCGTCCGGATGCCCGACTGGTATCCGAACTTCCCGTACAAGTGGGTGAGTTGGAGCGACTGGCTGTCCGCCGTCGACACACAGGTCGCCTCGGTCAAGTCCTCCGGCGCCGGCAACATCAGCGCCTATGAGCTGTGGAACGAGCCCGACTGGACATGGGACACCACCAACGCCGGCGCCTTCGACGCGGGTTGGGCGCGCACGTTCAAGGAGGTGCGCGCGAAGGACACCTCCACGCCCATCCAGGGCCCCAGTTACTCGTCGTGGAACCAGAACTCGATGAGCACGTTCCTCACGGACGCCAAGGCCAGCGGCACCGTGCCCGACGTCATCGCCTGGCACGAGCTCGGCGGCAGCAAGGACATCGCCGCCCATGTCTCCGCCTACCGCTCCCTGGAGAGCAGCCTCGGCATCAGCCCGCGGCCGATCTCCATCGAGGAGTACGCCACACCCACCGAGATAGGCGTGCCCGGCTCCCTCATCGGCTACGTCGCCAAGTTCGAGCGCACCGGCGTCCGCGACGCCGAACTCGCCTTCTGGAACCACTACGGCACCCTCGGCGACACGTTGACCGACACAGGCGGATCGCCCAACGGCTCCTACTGGCTGTACAAGTGGTACGGCGACATGTCCGGCAACATGGTCACGACCACGCCTCCGGCGCAGACGGGGATCGACGGCGCGGCCTCGCTCAGCGGCGACGGCAAGCAGATCAGCGTCATCTTCGGCGGCGGGACCGGCTCGACCGCCGTGACGGTCAACGGACTTGGCTCCCTGTCCGCCTTCGGCAGCAAGGTGCACGTCAAGCTGGAGTACACGCCGTCGAAGGGCCGGACCACGGCCGTCGCCAACCCGTTCACGATCTCCGAGTCCGACTACACGGTCTCGAACGGCTCCATCACGGTCCCCGTCGCCATGAACGCCTCCGACGGCTACCACCTGGTCGTCACCCCCAGCGGCACCTCGACCTCGCTGGCCGGGCGCTACCAGATCACCAACAAGAACAGCGGCCTCGCCCTGGACACCCAGAACGCCGGTACGGCCCAGGGCACTGCCGTCGTCCAGTCGACGTCGACCACCGGCACGGACCAGAACTGGACCCTGACGTCCGCGGGTTCCGGCCTCTACAAGATCGTCAACCAGAAGAGCGGACTGCTGCTCGGCATCACCAACGCCGGAACCGGCGACGGCGGCACCGCCCTGATCTGGGGCGACAACGGCACCGCCGACCACCTGTGGCAGCTCATCCCCGCAGGCAGCGGCTCCTACAAGATCGCCAACTACAACAGCGGCCTCCTCCTCGGCGTCACCGACATGAGCACCTCCCCCGGCGCCCAGGTCCTCCAGTGGACCGACAACGGCACGGCGGACCATCTCTGGACGCTGACATCTCGGTGACAGCACCGAAGTCACACACTGCTCAGTGAGTCCGAGGCCCGGGAGCTATCACGCTCCCGGGCCTCAGTTGCGTTGGCATCCCGAGCGTCGGCCTGCGTGTCACTGCTCCATAGCGGTGGCCGTCCCGTCTCGCTAGCCCCTCCCACCACACCAGCAACGAACATCAGCTGGACTACTAGGGGCCGGTGAGCCTGTCACCAGGGCACTGTTCCACCGTCATCGATATTGGACGGTGACGGCGTTGAGGAAGGTCTTGGACGCCAAGTACGCAGCGGGAACCGGGCCCATGCCGATGCCGGGCGTGGTCTGCAGGGTGAGCGAGCCGACGCTGCTGGACATGTTCACGATCCGCGGCGATGCCGAGCCGCGCAGCATGGGCAGCATCGCGTTGGTGACGCGCACGACCCCGATCACGTTGGTTTCCACGACGACTCGTACGGTCGCGGGATCGACCGTGGTGGGCGTCTGCGGCATACCACCAGTGATCGCGGCGTTGTTGACCAGGACGTCGAGCCCTCCGACGCGGTCGGCGACCAGCTCGGCCGCGGCGGCCACACTTGCGTCGTCTGCCACGTCGAGCGGAACGCCGAACGCATCGGTCCCGGCCGCGCGCAGCTTCTCCACCGCGGTGTCGCGGCGCTGTTGATCCCGCGCGCCCACGCCGACTCGCCAGCCGAGGGCGCCCAGGCCCGCCGCGATCTCGTATCCGATTCCTTTGTTCGCACCGGTCACCAGCGCGATCGTCTGTTCACTCATGTCATCAATCGTGGTGCGGACTCGGGTGGGACGTCCAAGACCGACTGGGTGGGCGGCGATACCGCACGGATATCGGTCGTGGTGAGCGCCGGATACGATGACGCGGTGGAGACGCGAGAGTTGCGATACTTCGTCGCCGTCGCGGAGGAGTTGCACTTCGGGCGGGCGGCGCAGCGGCTCGCCATGGCGCAACCACCGCTGTCGCGGGCGATCCAGCAGCTCGAGCGGCGGCTCGGAGTCGTTCTGCTGCACCGCACTGCTCGCACAGTCACCTTGACCGAGGCCGGGTCGGTGCTTCTGCTGGAGGCCCGGGCCGCACTCGACGCGGTCGAAGCCGCCGAGCGCCGCACCCGCCGCGCAGCTGCCGAATCGCCCGGTGTGGTGCTGGCCACGAAAGCCGGAGCGTCCAGCGAACTGTTGTCGAAGCTGCTGGACGCCTACGCCGCCGAGCCCGGCGCGGTCGCCGTCGAGGTGATGCTGTGCGGGCCCGGCGAGCAGGAAAGGCTGCTGCGCGACGGGCGTGCCGACGTTGCTCTGCTCCAGCGGCCCTTCGACACGACGTCCGGACTCGACACCGAGGACCTGCACACCGAACAGCAGGTCGTGGTCCTGCCCGCCGGGCACCCCCTGGCCAACCGACCCCATATGTCGATAGCCGAGGTCACCACCCTGACGGACCTGCCCCTGCCGCGCTGGCCTCGACGGGGCGGGGGCTATCCCGACGGACTTGGCCCGCAAGTGCGCG
Above is a genomic segment from Streptomyces sp. R21 containing:
- a CDS encoding carbohydrate ABC transporter permease, yielding MKSRTGTRRYTAIGVLLTALMLFPVYWMLNVSLTPQQKMRKSPPDLFPLHPTFEGYRAVLDDQMPYLGTSLLIGLGTVAVTLVLAAPAGYSLAKLRPRGSGALGLVLLIAQMVPGIVMAMGFYGIFLNLGLLNAWWGLIIADSTIAVPFGVMIFTAFMSGIPNELTAAARIDGASTWRTFWSVVLPVSRNAVVTVSLFSFLWAWSDFVFANTLDSGGDMRPITLGIYHYIGNNNQEWNAIMATAVVVSVPAAALLVLAQRYVAAGVTAGAVKD
- a CDS encoding carbohydrate ABC transporter permease; amino-acid sequence: MTIARVDRAKRSPTAASGTAAARDADARHGLTARRRRRGNRLTALAFVAPLVAYLAAFYAYPLYRNLDLSLRNYTVRSFVAGDAPFSGWDNFSRVLNDPTFSPALRNTMVFTFVSIAFQYAAGLALAVFFNRHFRLAPTLRALFLIPWLLPLIVSASTWSWMLNGESGVVNYALHFVGVAPVDWLTSPHWALTSVILANIWIGIPFNLVILYSGLQNIPGELYEAASLDGASGWQQFRRITFPLLRPVSAITLLLGLVYTLKVFDLIWIMTKGGPGDSSATLATWSYQLGFGTLLPKFGPGAAVGNILILIALVFGLLYIRVQRRQEA
- a CDS encoding extracellular solute-binding protein, whose translation is MRHTRRTLLTAVVAVGTLASVTACGGGSDSAGSSDKPGTYTFWDPYPQFDASSDWGKRVTQCGTEAGVKLKRTGYDTTDLGNKALLAAQQGNAPDVMLVDNPVVSTMVEAGILNKTSDLGLDTASFQKNIIGAGTLDGAAYGVPIGANTLALYYNKKILSAAKVDPASVKDWASLTAALQKVKAAGKKGITFSAINTEEGSFQFLPWFWGAGGDLTKLDSAKGVAALSLWKGWVGDGYAPKDVLQNTQTTSWQEFATGEYAFGENGTWQLGNADKAGFDYGVISIPGQNGGSAPVPTGGEFVTVPVQKDTARYDVSKKIVTCLTSDKNLLPTDITLTYVAPTAAVQSEQVKANPKLKPWVAAVAAARGRTSGGLGTKYPTISQPLWTAVQSALSGGKSPQAALSTAQSAASKG
- a CDS encoding LysR family transcriptional regulator, whose amino-acid sequence is METRELRYFVAVAEELHFGRAAQRLAMAQPPLSRAIQQLERRLGVVLLHRTARTVTLTEAGSVLLLEARAALDAVEAAERRTRRAAAESPGVVLATKAGASSELLSKLLDAYAAEPGAVAVEVMLCGPGEQERLLRDGRADVALLQRPFDTTSGLDTEDLHTEQQVVVLPAGHPLANRPHMSIAEVTTLTDLPLPRWPRRGGGYPDGLGPQVRDHTQLFQLIALGRACAVVPESLRTHLRDDHATVPVPDAPTVTTVIAWPPHSRSKAVADLVRTATRL
- a CDS encoding RICIN domain-containing protein encodes the protein MSSSVTRPRPRRPLGRVGAVALAASLTTVTTALTGAPAQAAPTASTTLVVNANQTLRSVTHVATGSLYGLADASTPSDSLTQALKPNTFVQMAPGGKQLPNGEPKPAGDSLVVASKAARAGAKVVVRMPDWYPNFPYKWVSWSDWLSAVDTQVASVKSSGAGNISAYELWNEPDWTWDTTNAGAFDAGWARTFKEVRAKDTSTPIQGPSYSSWNQNSMSTFLTDAKASGTVPDVIAWHELGGSKDIAAHVSAYRSLESSLGISPRPISIEEYATPTEIGVPGSLIGYVAKFERTGVRDAELAFWNHYGTLGDTLTDTGGSPNGSYWLYKWYGDMSGNMVTTTPPAQTGIDGAASLSGDGKQISVIFGGGTGSTAVTVNGLGSLSAFGSKVHVKLEYTPSKGRTTAVANPFTISESDYTVSNGSITVPVAMNASDGYHLVVTPSGTSTSLAGRYQITNKNSGLALDTQNAGTAQGTAVVQSTSTTGTDQNWTLTSAGSGLYKIVNQKSGLLLGITNAGTGDGGTALIWGDNGTADHLWQLIPAGSGSYKIANYNSGLLLGVTDMSTSPGAQVLQWTDNGTADHLWTLTSR